The following proteins are co-located in the Pedobacter sp. FW305-3-2-15-E-R2A2 genome:
- a CDS encoding SusD/RagB family nutrient-binding outer membrane lipoprotein yields MKTKYKAWIGLVAFACISISSCKKEKFVDLNNDPSLLDKITPEQQFMNASIRMNNERSEWYYDNVRGIMPWMQMATPLNGNGVSFVTESGNLKNTRYNMFYPGIGASFTDVVHIISQMSAEEQAKRVHQVAIASIIKSYYAFYVSDINGSIAYTEAFQGKYGGTFTPKYDTQEVLFDVLDGQLKEAIQKLTSTPEAGQTSYGAQDLFFKGSSMKWVKTANAIRLRMAMRLMKRNPTKMTTKVQEILATPANLMVENADSWTFETNSNMAEGGDWSVLSIRAPRPVVDFMYTNADPRIRFFYQPNYFSQANFDAAKAQGKIPANSVYDAKRYYGVATSPDASAAPAFAKFFNSVTINVTQANGLPGTLVLDTLSNLQPKLFAAGENSGTGVNFFPMVTYADFCFMRAELAARGVTGESAKGWYDKGITASIMMYDDMALRAKIVDRENKSNYVAATPSEITAYLAMPSVAYDPAKGIDQIACQAYLHFFKQPSEAWALYKRTGYPNATSVLPLEKLIAQGTEQAIPRRAALPFPTVSNLNYKNIMDAYNDMKKDPDFGQGPSDIFGRVWWDKK; encoded by the coding sequence ATGAAAACAAAATATAAAGCATGGATAGGTTTAGTAGCCTTTGCGTGCATCTCAATATCATCCTGTAAGAAGGAGAAATTTGTAGATCTGAATAATGATCCGTCCTTACTTGATAAAATTACTCCTGAACAACAGTTCATGAATGCTTCTATCAGGATGAACAACGAACGTTCAGAATGGTATTATGACAATGTTCGTGGGATAATGCCGTGGATGCAGATGGCGACACCGCTAAACGGAAATGGTGTATCCTTTGTGACGGAGTCAGGTAACCTGAAGAACACAAGATACAATATGTTTTATCCTGGAATAGGGGCTTCTTTCACAGATGTGGTGCATATCATTTCACAAATGTCAGCTGAAGAACAGGCTAAACGTGTACATCAGGTTGCAATTGCATCAATTATTAAATCATATTATGCATTTTATGTTTCTGATATCAATGGAAGTATTGCTTATACAGAGGCTTTCCAAGGTAAATATGGAGGTACGTTTACGCCTAAATATGATACTCAGGAAGTATTATTTGATGTATTAGATGGACAGTTAAAAGAAGCAATTCAGAAGCTAACCAGTACCCCGGAAGCTGGTCAGACCTCCTATGGAGCTCAAGATTTATTCTTTAAAGGATCGAGCATGAAATGGGTAAAAACGGCAAATGCAATCCGTTTGAGAATGGCGATGCGCCTCATGAAAAGAAATCCAACTAAAATGACAACAAAGGTTCAGGAAATATTAGCTACTCCTGCTAACCTTATGGTTGAAAATGCAGATAGCTGGACATTTGAAACAAATTCAAATATGGCTGAAGGCGGCGACTGGTCAGTATTAAGCATCAGAGCACCGAGACCGGTAGTGGATTTCATGTACACCAATGCGGATCCAAGGATCAGATTTTTTTATCAGCCAAACTACTTTTCTCAAGCCAATTTTGACGCTGCTAAAGCACAAGGGAAAATTCCTGCAAATTCAGTATACGATGCTAAACGCTATTATGGTGTAGCAACTAGTCCTGACGCTTCTGCAGCTCCTGCTTTTGCGAAATTTTTCAATAGTGTAACTATTAACGTCACACAGGCCAACGGTCTTCCAGGAACTCTTGTTCTGGATACACTTTCCAATCTTCAGCCTAAATTATTCGCTGCAGGTGAAAATAGTGGGACAGGTGTTAACTTTTTCCCAATGGTTACGTATGCTGATTTCTGTTTCATGAGAGCTGAACTAGCCGCACGTGGAGTAACAGGCGAATCAGCAAAAGGTTGGTATGATAAAGGAATTACCGCTTCAATCATGATGTATGATGATATGGCGCTAAGAGCTAAAATTGTAGATAGAGAAAACAAAAGTAACTATGTAGCGGCTACGCCTTCGGAAATTACAGCCTATCTGGCTATGCCTTCAGTGGCTTACGATCCTGCGAAAGGAATAGACCAGATCGCTTGCCAGGCTTACCTGCACTTCTTTAAGCAACCAAGTGAAGCTTGGGCTTTGTATAAAAGAACAGGTTATCCAAATGCCACAAGCGTACTTCCTTTAGAGAAATTGATCGCTCAGGGTACAGAACAGGCAATTCCAAGAAGAGCTGCTTTACCTTTCCCTACAGTTTCAAACCTGAATTATAAAAATATCATGGATGCTTATAATGATATGAAAAAAGATCCTGACTTCGGACAGGGTCCAAGTGATATCTTCGGCCGCGTATGGTGGGATAAAAAATAA
- a CDS encoding redoxin domain-containing protein, with protein MKSYYLNLLLLLLLSVSVKGQLKTVSWKKINSITLQNDHGKNETIPPTKLTVLVFLSPECPLCRNYIQVLNALQKKYAEVRVCGIFPGTAYTAKQINDFQKEYKVSFNLLIDRKKELTHYLKATTTPESILISKQGAIPYRGLIDNWASGLGQKRKITTEKFLENAIEDVLNQRIPTTSQTKPIGCLINDI; from the coding sequence ATGAAATCATATTACTTAAACCTGCTGCTCCTGCTACTCTTATCGGTCTCCGTAAAAGGGCAGTTAAAAACTGTTTCCTGGAAAAAAATAAACAGCATCACCTTGCAAAATGATCACGGGAAAAATGAAACGATACCTCCGACAAAACTAACTGTGCTGGTGTTTTTATCTCCGGAATGTCCGCTTTGCCGAAACTATATCCAGGTGCTCAATGCCCTTCAAAAAAAATACGCAGAGGTACGGGTCTGCGGAATATTCCCCGGCACTGCCTATACTGCAAAGCAGATCAATGATTTTCAAAAGGAATATAAGGTCAGCTTTAACCTGCTTATCGACAGAAAAAAAGAACTGACGCATTATTTAAAAGCCACGACAACACCCGAAAGTATCCTCATCTCTAAACAGGGTGCCATCCCCTATAGAGGACTGATCGACAACTGGGCAAGCGGCCTGGGGCAAAAAAGAAAGATCACTACCGAGAAATTTCTTGAAAATGCCATCGAAGATGTTTTAAACCAAAGAATCCCCACCACCTCACAAACCAAGCCCATAGGCTGTTTGATAAACGACATATAA
- a CDS encoding cytochrome c — MRTLIFTFLSFFFCNQIVAQKITFSTHIAPIIQQKCAPCHRPGEAAPFSLLTYQDVAKRGTFIKDVVQSGYMPPWKPDNNYRTFHNDRSLSKAEKELIVKWVDSKMPEGSAKKTAKETSATAFISGTQYHRKPDTVLKVTKPFFIKGDNEERFLVFKIPFDLAKDQNVEAVEFVSSNKKVIHHANFAVHPVENDVDILQGADYVDLSGSDRSQYDQYLPFKKKMDYYGGWIPGTSFESYPKDFGWIMPKRGVILLTIHYAPTGKDEEEMSGINFFFTKSPVKRKVDVISLGSAGVGESSIEPYFMIPADTTKAFNLKIVTPQDQSLLYVWPHMHLLGKTFKAYAVTPQGDTIKLVSIPSWDFKWQEIYRYKKLIKIPKGSILTIEALYDNTKENPNNPNHPPKMVFSANDMKTTDEMMTMLMVFLKYEEGDENLELDK, encoded by the coding sequence ATGAGAACCCTGATTTTTACTTTTCTTTCCTTCTTTTTTTGCAATCAAATCGTCGCTCAAAAAATCACCTTTTCGACGCATATTGCCCCTATTATTCAGCAAAAATGCGCGCCCTGTCACAGACCTGGAGAAGCCGCACCTTTTTCCTTGCTAACCTATCAGGATGTGGCTAAAAGAGGAACCTTTATTAAGGACGTCGTACAGTCTGGCTATATGCCACCCTGGAAACCAGACAACAATTACAGAACATTCCATAATGACCGCTCTCTGAGTAAAGCAGAAAAGGAATTGATTGTAAAGTGGGTAGACAGTAAAATGCCCGAAGGATCTGCAAAAAAAACAGCGAAAGAAACCTCAGCAACGGCTTTTATTAGTGGGACACAATACCATAGAAAGCCAGATACAGTACTGAAAGTAACTAAACCGTTTTTTATTAAGGGCGATAATGAAGAAAGATTCCTGGTCTTTAAAATCCCTTTTGACCTGGCTAAGGATCAAAATGTAGAGGCAGTGGAGTTTGTTTCGAGTAATAAAAAAGTAATCCACCATGCAAACTTTGCCGTTCATCCTGTGGAAAACGATGTGGACATTCTTCAGGGAGCAGATTATGTTGACCTCAGTGGATCAGACCGGAGCCAATACGATCAATACCTGCCTTTCAAAAAGAAAATGGATTATTATGGAGGCTGGATTCCCGGAACTTCATTTGAGTCCTATCCTAAAGATTTTGGCTGGATAATGCCCAAACGTGGTGTGATCTTACTAACCATTCACTATGCCCCTACAGGTAAAGATGAAGAGGAAATGTCTGGCATCAACTTTTTCTTCACCAAATCCCCGGTTAAAAGAAAGGTCGATGTGATTAGCCTGGGTTCAGCAGGAGTTGGAGAAAGCTCCATTGAGCCTTATTTTATGATTCCTGCGGATACGACGAAAGCCTTTAACCTTAAAATTGTAACGCCTCAGGATCAATCTCTGTTATACGTATGGCCACACATGCATTTGCTGGGTAAGACTTTTAAAGCGTATGCGGTAACCCCGCAGGGCGATACCATTAAATTGGTTTCTATTCCTTCATGGGATTTCAAATGGCAGGAAATTTACAGGTATAAAAAACTGATAAAGATTCCAAAAGGATCAATTTTAACTATCGAAGCACTTTACGACAATACCAAAGAGAATCCCAACAATCCCAATCACCCTCCAAAAATGGTGTTTTCTGCCAACGACATGAAAACAACAGATGAGATGATGACCATGCTGATGGTCTTTCTTAAATATGAAGAAGGGGATGAAAATCTCGAATTGGACAAGTAA
- a CDS encoding Ldh family oxidoreductase: MIFHTFTEQKLRQFTESVFLKMGCPVTDARLAADVLLKSDLRGIDSHGVARLSGYVRLWEKERINAIPEVRIVHETATTATVDGDAGLGLVVAPFAMKVAIEKAKIYGSGWVAVKNSNHFGIAGYHALMAVEQDMIGISMTNASPLVAPTYANERLLGTNPMCYAFPAGKYPPLVVDMATAAAANGKLEIAQRANQPIPEGWVQDKDGNSSTSAHQLKDGGSLLPLGSDKDHGSHKGYGLSATVDILSAVLSGANYGPWVPPFVAFLEPSANPVGEGIGHFFGAMRIDGFRPADDFKQHLDNWIERFKSAKTVDPDKKVIIPGEPEYAFEQERKIQGIPLIDVVVNDLNELAVKLGIEGL, from the coding sequence ATGATTTTTCACACTTTTACCGAACAAAAACTACGTCAGTTTACAGAAAGTGTATTCCTGAAAATGGGATGCCCTGTTACTGATGCACGACTGGCTGCAGATGTCTTGTTAAAATCTGACCTGAGGGGAATAGATTCCCATGGGGTAGCCCGTCTGAGTGGCTATGTGAGGTTATGGGAAAAAGAACGGATCAATGCGATACCAGAGGTCAGGATAGTCCATGAGACAGCTACTACCGCTACCGTAGACGGAGATGCAGGACTAGGTTTAGTAGTTGCTCCCTTTGCAATGAAGGTAGCGATTGAAAAGGCAAAAATTTATGGAAGCGGATGGGTGGCCGTTAAAAATTCCAATCATTTTGGGATTGCCGGGTATCATGCCTTAATGGCGGTAGAGCAGGACATGATCGGGATCAGCATGACCAATGCAAGTCCGCTTGTAGCCCCTACTTATGCCAATGAAAGGTTGTTGGGAACCAATCCGATGTGTTATGCTTTTCCTGCAGGGAAGTATCCTCCACTAGTGGTAGATATGGCAACCGCAGCGGCAGCAAATGGGAAACTGGAAATCGCCCAAAGGGCAAACCAACCTATTCCTGAGGGTTGGGTACAGGATAAAGATGGAAATTCTTCAACGAGTGCACATCAGTTAAAAGATGGAGGTTCCCTCCTACCCTTAGGTAGTGATAAAGACCATGGAAGTCATAAGGGTTATGGTTTGAGTGCGACAGTTGACATTTTATCAGCAGTGCTATCCGGTGCCAATTATGGACCCTGGGTACCACCGTTTGTTGCCTTTCTGGAACCTTCGGCAAATCCTGTTGGGGAAGGTATCGGCCATTTCTTTGGTGCCATGCGGATAGATGGTTTCCGTCCGGCGGATGATTTCAAGCAACACCTGGACAACTGGATTGAGCGGTTTAAGTCTGCTAAGACGGTTGATCCGGATAAAAAGGTGATCATTCCAGGTGAGCCGGAATATGCTTTTGAACAGGAACGGAAAATTCAGGGCATTCCTTTGATCGATGTCGTAGTGAATGACCTGAATGAACTTGCTGTAAAGCTTGGGATTGAAGGACTTTAA
- the bshC gene encoding bacillithiol biosynthesis cysteine-adding enzyme BshC gives MQAKYISYQETNAFSSAVLDYISGKDQLSAFYKYTPDFEGFAKAIANRNFKGNRSTLTQVLQKQYSTIEPSALVAQNINLLADDRTFTITTGHQLNIFTGPLYFIYKIVTAINLAKELKEKFPDYNFVPVYWMATEDHDFEEINHVKIEDRMLTWNKKAAGATGRLSTKDITEVLIAYKGYLGITENGLQLSEIVDHAYTHHEKLSDATRELVDALFGKYGLVCVDADEHELKKQFASVIEADIIGQHSFKHISSSNALLEERGYKTQVNPREINFFYMTDQLRERITEEDQVYKVMNTDIRFTEAELRQEILDFPERFSPNVVMRPVYQEIILPNLAYIGGGAELTYWLQLKANFDYYQIDFPVLLLRNSALVIDKRSQTRMQILGINHTNLFKDPLTLKNDWIKAHVTLQLSLDDEQRAISAVFDQIKLNAYKIDKTLSQSADAAKTRALKLIANLEKKMLRAEKRKHDTSLTQIDNLKEKLFPTGVLQERVLNIAPMYVQYGDDFINSLILNFKPLDHQFTVLFATS, from the coding sequence ATGCAGGCCAAATACATCTCTTACCAGGAAACAAATGCCTTCTCCTCCGCTGTATTGGATTACATCAGTGGGAAGGATCAGTTAAGTGCTTTTTATAAGTATACACCGGATTTTGAAGGCTTTGCAAAGGCCATCGCCAACCGTAACTTTAAAGGAAACAGGTCTACATTGACCCAGGTTCTCCAAAAGCAATATTCAACTATTGAGCCCTCGGCTTTAGTAGCACAAAACATTAACCTTCTGGCTGATGACCGGACTTTTACCATTACGACCGGTCATCAGCTCAATATATTTACCGGACCCCTTTATTTTATTTATAAGATCGTTACTGCCATCAATCTTGCAAAGGAGCTGAAGGAGAAATTTCCGGATTATAATTTTGTGCCCGTGTACTGGATGGCGACCGAAGATCATGATTTTGAAGAAATCAATCATGTGAAGATCGAAGACAGAATGCTGACCTGGAATAAGAAGGCAGCAGGTGCTACCGGAAGATTGAGCACAAAGGACATCACGGAAGTGTTGATCGCTTATAAAGGTTATCTCGGCATTACTGAAAATGGCTTACAGCTTTCTGAAATTGTAGATCATGCTTATACTCATCATGAAAAACTTTCTGATGCAACACGCGAGCTGGTGGATGCTTTATTTGGAAAGTACGGATTGGTTTGCGTAGATGCAGACGAACATGAGCTTAAAAAGCAATTTGCGTCTGTTATTGAAGCCGATATTATCGGGCAACACAGCTTTAAGCATATTTCTTCCAGCAATGCTTTACTGGAAGAAAGAGGATATAAAACACAGGTCAATCCCAGAGAAATCAATTTCTTTTATATGACCGATCAGCTTCGCGAAAGGATCACTGAAGAAGACCAGGTTTATAAGGTGATGAATACGGACATCCGTTTTACGGAAGCGGAGCTGCGACAGGAGATCCTTGATTTTCCAGAGCGGTTTAGTCCGAATGTAGTGATGCGTCCGGTATATCAGGAAATCATCCTTCCCAACCTTGCGTATATCGGAGGTGGTGCCGAACTCACTTATTGGTTACAATTGAAAGCCAATTTCGATTATTATCAAATAGATTTTCCGGTATTGCTGCTTCGTAATTCGGCCCTGGTGATTGATAAACGCAGTCAGACAAGGATGCAAATTCTGGGAATTAACCATACCAATCTGTTTAAAGATCCTTTGACGCTGAAGAATGACTGGATAAAAGCCCATGTCACTTTACAGTTGTCGCTGGACGATGAACAGCGTGCCATCAGCGCCGTTTTTGATCAGATCAAGCTCAATGCTTATAAAATTGACAAGACGCTGTCTCAATCCGCCGATGCGGCTAAAACAAGAGCCTTAAAGCTCATCGCCAATCTGGAGAAAAAAATGCTGAGGGCAGAAAAGCGCAAGCATGATACTTCACTCACACAGATTGACAATTTAAAAGAAAAGTTATTCCCTACCGGAGTTTTACAGGAACGTGTATTGAACATTGCTCCTATGTATGTACAGTATGGAGATGACTTTATCAATTCGCTGATTCTTAATTTTAAACCACTGGACCATCAGTTTACGGTTCTCTTTGCTACATCATAA
- the rimO gene encoding 30S ribosomal protein S12 methylthiotransferase RimO, with the protein MNTKTTSKIIPVKKPKINVITLGCSKNLYDSEVLMGQLRGNSMDVVHESDKMGKDDIVVINTCGFIDNAKQESIDTILQYSELKEAGKIGKVIVTGCLSERYKPELEAEITNVDAFFGTNDLNNILHSLGANYKHELIGERLLTTPSHFAYFKIAEGCNRPCSFCAIPLMRGKHVSRDMQELVNEAKILAANGTKELILIAQDLTYYGLDIYGKRNLDELLRRLSDVPGIEWIRLQYAYPSGFPMEILDAMNERENICKYLDMPLQHITDNMLKSMRRGITKQKTIDIVNQIRDKVPNIAMRTTLICGYPGETEQDFEEMLSWVEETRFDRLGCFTYSHEEKTHAHNLVDDVPDEVKQERVDAIMELQQGISFDINQEKVGNTYKVLVDRKEGDFFIGRTEFDSPEVDNEVLIDAATGYAANGSFVNVKIDRAEDFDLYGQIVK; encoded by the coding sequence ATGAATACAAAAACCACATCTAAGATTATCCCTGTTAAAAAACCTAAAATCAATGTAATTACTTTGGGTTGTTCCAAGAACCTATACGATTCAGAAGTTTTAATGGGTCAGCTTCGCGGCAATAGCATGGATGTGGTTCATGAGTCTGATAAAATGGGTAAGGATGATATTGTAGTCATCAATACCTGCGGTTTTATTGACAATGCCAAACAGGAATCTATCGATACGATCCTGCAATACAGCGAACTTAAAGAGGCTGGAAAAATAGGAAAAGTAATCGTGACCGGCTGTTTGTCTGAAAGGTACAAACCAGAGCTGGAAGCAGAGATTACCAATGTAGATGCTTTCTTTGGTACCAACGATTTAAATAACATCTTACATTCCTTAGGTGCGAATTATAAACACGAACTGATCGGGGAAAGGTTATTGACCACTCCTTCTCATTTCGCGTATTTCAAAATCGCAGAAGGCTGTAACCGCCCTTGTTCTTTCTGTGCCATTCCGTTAATGCGTGGAAAACACGTTTCCCGCGACATGCAGGAGTTGGTGAACGAAGCAAAGATCCTCGCAGCTAACGGAACAAAAGAATTGATCCTTATCGCTCAGGACCTGACCTATTACGGTTTGGATATTTATGGAAAACGTAACCTTGATGAATTGTTAAGACGTCTTTCTGATGTTCCGGGAATTGAATGGATCAGGTTACAATATGCCTACCCTTCCGGCTTCCCTATGGAGATCCTGGATGCGATGAACGAACGTGAGAACATCTGTAAATATCTGGATATGCCTTTACAGCACATCACAGATAACATGTTAAAGTCGATGCGTCGTGGGATCACGAAACAGAAAACGATAGACATTGTGAACCAGATCAGGGATAAAGTACCTAATATCGCCATGCGTACCACTTTAATTTGTGGATATCCTGGTGAAACGGAACAGGATTTTGAAGAAATGCTGAGCTGGGTAGAAGAAACAAGATTCGACAGGTTGGGATGTTTCACTTATTCTCATGAAGAAAAAACACATGCTCATAATCTGGTAGATGATGTACCGGATGAAGTGAAACAAGAACGTGTGGATGCGATCATGGAATTACAACAAGGAATTTCATTTGACATCAATCAGGAAAAAGTAGGAAATACCTATAAAGTTCTGGTCGATAGAAAAGAAGGGGATTTCTTTATCGGACGTACAGAATTTGACTCTCCGGAGGTTGATAATGAGGTTTTAATTGATGCTGCAACGGGTTATGCCGCCAATGGAAGCTTTGTTAATGTGAAGATTGACAGGGCCGAAGACTTCGATCTATATGGACAAATTGTAAAATAA
- the ftsY gene encoding signal recognition particle-docking protein FtsY, with protein sequence MGLFDFFKKKETAPEAQEALDKGLEKTKEGFLSKITKAVAGKSTVDDDVLDNLEEVLVTSDVGVSTTLKIIDRIQSRVAKDKYLSTSELHRLLRDEIQLMLSENNSNDFRKFEYGQHKPYVIMVVGVNGVGKTTTIGKLAHKLKAENLKVVLGAADTFRAAAVEQIKLWGERVGVRVVAQAMGSDPASVAFDTLQSAVANGEDVVIIDTAGRLHNKIGLMNELGKIKNVMEKVIPNAPHEILLVLDGSTGQNAFEQCKQFTEATDVNALAITKLDGTAKGGVVIGISDQFKIPVKYIGVGESVNDLQLFDKKAFVDSLFN encoded by the coding sequence ATGGGTTTATTCGATTTTTTCAAGAAAAAGGAAACCGCTCCGGAAGCGCAGGAAGCTCTAGACAAGGGATTAGAGAAAACTAAAGAGGGCTTTTTGAGTAAGATCACCAAAGCAGTTGCCGGTAAGTCGACTGTGGATGATGATGTACTCGATAATCTGGAAGAAGTTTTGGTTACTTCCGATGTTGGAGTAAGTACTACCTTAAAAATTATCGACCGGATTCAGAGCCGTGTAGCTAAGGACAAGTATTTATCAACATCAGAATTGCACCGCCTTTTGCGCGATGAGATTCAATTGATGCTTTCCGAAAACAACAGCAATGATTTCCGTAAATTTGAATACGGACAACATAAGCCATATGTAATTATGGTGGTTGGCGTAAACGGTGTTGGTAAAACGACGACGATCGGAAAGCTGGCGCATAAGCTGAAGGCAGAAAACCTGAAGGTAGTTTTAGGTGCAGCAGATACGTTCAGAGCGGCCGCTGTAGAACAGATTAAACTCTGGGGTGAGCGTGTTGGGGTACGTGTGGTTGCACAGGCCATGGGTTCAGACCCGGCTTCTGTAGCTTTCGATACTTTACAGTCTGCGGTAGCCAATGGCGAGGATGTCGTGATTATCGATACTGCCGGACGTCTGCACAATAAGATCGGTCTGATGAATGAATTGGGCAAGATCAAAAATGTGATGGAAAAGGTAATCCCTAATGCACCACATGAAATATTATTGGTACTAGATGGTTCAACCGGGCAAAATGCCTTTGAACAATGCAAACAATTTACAGAGGCGACCGATGTAAATGCATTGGCCATTACCAAACTGGATGGCACTGCCAAAGGCGGTGTGGTGATCGGAATTTCTGATCAGTTTAAAATTCCGGTAAAATACATAGGCGTTGGCGAAAGCGTAAACGACCTGCAATTATTTGACAAAAAAGCTTTTGTGGACAGTTTATTTAATTAA
- a CDS encoding DUF4295 domain-containing protein, whose product MAKKVVATLKTGKGKEYSKVITMTKSPKGAYSFKEVIVHNDHVQDAISASKK is encoded by the coding sequence ATGGCAAAAAAGGTAGTTGCAACCCTTAAAACGGGAAAAGGAAAAGAATATTCAAAAGTTATTACAATGACTAAATCACCAAAAGGTGCTTATTCTTTCAAAGAAGTTATTGTTCACAACGATCACGTTCAAGATGCTATTTCTGCATCTAAAAAATAA
- the rpmG gene encoding 50S ribosomal protein L33: MAKKGNRVQVILECTEHKTSGMPGMSRYISTKNRKNTTERLELKKFNPVLKKVTVHKEIK; the protein is encoded by the coding sequence ATGGCAAAAAAAGGTAACAGAGTACAAGTTATTTTAGAGTGTACGGAGCATAAAACTAGTGGCATGCCTGGTATGTCTAGATATATCTCTACTAAAAACCGTAAAAACACTACTGAGAGATTAGAATTGAAAAAATTCAATCCAGTTTTGAAAAAGGTAACTGTACATAAAGAAATTAAGTAA
- the rpmB gene encoding 50S ribosomal protein L28 → MSRVCDLTGKMAMTGFNVSHSNVKTKRKFYPNLQLQKFYIPDEDRWITLKVSTSAIKTINKIGITEAINRFMKKGYL, encoded by the coding sequence ATGTCTAGAGTTTGTGATTTAACCGGAAAAATGGCAATGACAGGTTTTAATGTTTCTCACTCAAACGTTAAAACTAAGCGTAAGTTTTATCCCAACTTACAACTTCAGAAATTTTATATTCCTGATGAGGATCGTTGGATAACACTGAAAGTTTCTACTTCAGCTATCAAAACCATTAATAAAATTGGTATTACTGAGGCGATTAATCGCTTCATGAAAAAAGGATATTTGTAA